A genomic region of Gadus macrocephalus chromosome 5, ASM3116895v1 contains the following coding sequences:
- the yy1a gene encoding transcriptional repressor protein YY1a: MASGDTLYIEADGSEMPSEIVELHEIEVETIETTVVGDDDEHQPMIALQPLDTDDHHSIHHHHHHQGVILVQTREEVVGEEDSELHTDDGYEDQILIPVPVPAAERDYIEQTLVTVAGKSSSVGRNKKGGSGKKAGKKSYLSGAEMGRKWEQKQVQIKTLEGEFSVTMWASDDKKDIDHEEEIIGENSPPDYSEYMTGKKLPPGGIPGIDLSDPKQLAEFARMKPRKVKEDDSPRTIACPHKGCSKMFRDNSAMRKHLHTHGPRVHVCAECGKAFVESSKLKRHQLVHTGEKPFQCTFEGCGKRFSLDFNLRTHVRIHTGDRPYVCPFDGCNKKFAQSTNLKSHILTHAKAKNNQ; the protein is encoded by the exons ATGGCATCGGGGGACACTCTGTACATAGAGGCGGACGGGTCCGAAATGCCATCCGAAATAGTGGAACTTCACGAAATCGAAGTGGAGACTATCGAGACAACAGTTGTCGGAGACGACGATGAACACCAGCCTATGATCGCTCTGCAGCCTCTTGACACGGACGACCACCACTCGattcaccatcaccatcaccatcaggGGGTGATCCTGGTGCAGaccagggaggaggtggtgggtgaggaggactCTGAACTACACACCGATGACGGGTACGAGGACCAGATCCTGATCCCCGTCCCGGTGCCCGCGGCGGAGCGGGACTACATTGAACAGACTCTGGTTACAGTGGCCGGGAAAAGCTCGTCGGTGGGTCGCAACAAAAAGGGGGGAAGTGGCAAGAAAGCGGGAAAGAAGAGCTATCTGAGCGGCGCGGAGATGGGCCGCAAGTGGGAGCAGAAGCAAGTCCAGATAAAGACTTTAGAAGGAGAGTTTTCGGTGACGATGTGGGCATCGG ATGACAAGAAGGACATCGACCATGAGGAGGAAATCATTGGGGAGAACTCGCCGCCGGACTACTCCGAATACATGACAGGCAAGAAGCTGCCGCCGGGCGGCATCCCGGGCATCGACCTGTCGGACCCGAAGCAGCTGGCCGAGTTCGCAAG AATGAAGCCAAGAAAAGTAAAAGAAGACGATTCTCCTCGAACGATAGCGTGTCCGCACAAA GGATGCAGTAAGATGTTCAGGGACAACTCTGCCATGAGGAAGCACCTGCACACCCATGGGCCACGGGTGCACGTTTGCGCGGAGTGCGGCAAGGCCTTCGTGGAGAGCTCCAAGCTGAAGAGACACCAGCTGGTTCACACGGGGGAGAAGCCCTTTCAG TGCACGTTTGAGGGCTGTGGAAAGCGGTTCTCCCTGGACTTTAACTtgcgcacacacgtgcgcattCACACTGGAGACCGGCCATACGTCTGTCCCTTCGACGGCTGCAACAAGAAGTTTGCCCAGTCGACGAACCTCAAGTCGCACATCCTCACACACGCCAAAGCAAAGAACAACCAGTGA
- the degs2 gene encoding sphingolipid delta(4)-desaturase/C4-monooxygenase DES2: MGKTGGRGDFEWVYNDQPHTSRRREILAKYPEIKTLMGPDPQLKWVVSAMVLTQLLACYMVHTLSWKWIFFWAYAFGGCINHSLTLAIHDISHNVAFGNKLAKWNRWFAMWANLPIGVPYSASFKKYHIDHHRYLGGDKLDVDIPTDIEGWFFCTPARKVLWLFLQPLFYAIRPLVVNPKPLSLLEVQNAAVQVVVDLIIYQLWGLKPVVYLIAGSILCMGLHPISGHFIAEHYMFLKGHETYSYYGSLNMITFNVGYHMEHHDFPSIPGSKLPQVKRIAAEYYDNLPQHTSWTRVLWDFVFDDSIGPYARIKREYKIVKQG, encoded by the exons ATGGGTAAGACAGGTGGAAGAGGAGACTTTGAATGGGTCTACAATGATCAGCCACACACTTCAAGAAGAAGAGAAATATTGG CTAAATACCCAGAGATCAAGACCCTCATGGGCCCGGACCCCCAGCTGAAGTGGGTGGTGTCGGCCATGGTACTCACCCAGCTCTTGGCCTGCTACATGGTCCACACCCTCTCCTGGAAGTGGATCTTCTTCTGGGCCTACGCCTTCGGCGGCTGCATCAACCACTCCCTGACCCTGGCCATCCACGATATCTCCCACAACGTTGCCTTCGGCAACAAGCTGGCCAAGTGGAACCGCTGGTTCGCCATGTGGGCCAACCTCCCCATCGGGGTCCCCTACTCGGCCTCCTTCAAGAAGTACCATATCGACCACCATCGCTACCTGGGAGGAGACAAGCTGGACGTGGACATCCCCACAGACATCGAGGGCTGGTTCTTCTGCACGCCAGCCAGGAAGGTCCTCTGGCTCTTCCTCCAGCCCTTGTTTTACGCCATTAGGCCCTTGGTTGTGAACCCCAAGCCCCTGTCTCTGCTGGAGGTGCAGAACGCCGCGGTTCAGGTGGTGGTGGACCTCATCATCTATCAGCTCTGGGGACTGAAGCCTGTAGTTTACCTCATCGCGGGATCCATCCTCTGTATGGGACTGCATCCCATCTCGGGACATTTCATAGCAGAGCACTACATGTTCCTGAAGGGCCATGAAACGTACTCCTATTACGGATCGCTAAACATGATCACGTTCAACGTGGGGTATCACATGGAGCACCACGACTTCCCCAGCATACCTGGGAGCAAACTACCTCAG GTGAAGCGGATTGCGGCAGAGTACTATGACAACTTGCCTCAGCACACTTCCTGGACCCGAGTACTATGGGACTTTGTGTTTGACGACAGCATCGGCCCCTACGCCCGGATCAAACGGGAGTACAAAATAGTCAAACAGGGTTAA
- the evla gene encoding enah/Vasp-like a → MDVHHLQSLRYCLPHSVSDSGLFYTHNNSASEQSICQARASVMVYDDASKKWVPIKPGQQGFSRINIYHNTTNNTFRVVGVKLQDQQVVINYSIVKGLKYNQATPTFHQWRDARQVYGLNFASKEEATTFSNAMLFALNVLSSPDGGGGNQGSQPVLEGTDWSGLALGGLARGGLARGGLAPGVLALGGLALRGLALWGLALGGVALGGLAPGVWMLEQHQMQAHKERERRTSGSVVSTLQYKVATPPTHPDTPPGYRHYRASTLPPSYVRVASSSSSPPCSSASSSPSQEREASRDTGQLSSQLSTSLASAFSPVQGGVGTQGRQVRQIPLSPPTIARHLHHQQQQQQQQQQLYQQQQEIVLPPKHGTWSASHMSHMYAQMQAAAQSPPVMMAMPGKQAPPPQPAPPVALPLPPLSSRPKPPPIDTSLASQQYAQHLTPQSNGLPEEYYSPHSHHLPVTPHYCEAVPMPPLTGSPAQAPPPQAPPPQAPPPGQYPSSFHPQQQMQQQQQQQQQQQQQQQQHQLQQQQQQMYHQQQQLYQQQQQVYQQQALPPSSSSSSSPPSYTYVSDGGSPKKAPSPVPQQAPGARSSPPVSAGHPASMLSVAPPPAPVLPPMAGPPAPPPPPGPPPPPMAVPPPMPPPLPAGGGPPGGPPGLMQPAGLAAALAGAKLRKVQRDESSPPGSGGSRSDSNRSSGGSGGGGEGLMQEMNALLARRRKASEKPDEDDSGGRGQNSTDALKKPWERSNSAERSSLVSRVRPVGSSSEADTEFDRMKQEILDEVVRELHKVKDEIINAIRQEIGRISTS, encoded by the exons tGAGCAGAGCATCTGCCAGGCCCGGGCCTCCGTCATGGTGTACGACGACGCCAGTAAGAAATGGGTCCCCATCAAGCCGGGCCAGCAGGGCTTCAGCCGCATCAACATCTACCACAACACCACGAACAACACCTTCAGGGTGGTGGGCGTCAAGCTGCAGGACCAGCAG GTGGTCATCAATTACTCCATCGTCAAAGGCCTCAAGTACAaccaggccacgcccaccttcCACCAGTGGCGGGACGCACGCCAGGTGTACGGCCTGAACTTCGCCAGCAAGGAGGAGGCCACCACCTTCTCCAACGCCATGCTGTTCGCCCTCAACGTGCTGAGCTCGCCTGACGGGGGAGGAGGTAACCAGGGCTCACAAC CCGTG CTGGAAGGGACAGACTGGTCGGGTCTGGCCCTGGGGGGTCTGGCCCGGGGGGGTCTGGCCCGGGGGGGTCTGGCCCCGGGGGTTCTGGCCCTGGGGGGTCTGGCCCTCAGAGGTCTGGCCTTGTGGGGTCTGGCCCtggggggtgtggccctgggGGGTCTGGCCCCGGGGGTCTG GATGCTGGAACAGCACCAGATGCAGGCgcacaaggagagagagcgcAGGACGTCAGGATCAG tcGTCTCCACTCTCCAATATAAAGtcgccaccccccccacccaccctgacACTCCGCCCGGGTACAGACACTACAGGGCTAGCACCCTGCCGCCCTCCTACGTGCgcgtggcctcctcctcctcctcccccccctgctcctccgcctcctcctctccctcccaggaGAGGGAGGCCTCCAGGGACACGGGGCAGCTGTCCTCCCAGCTCTCCACCTCCCTGGCCTCCGCCTTCTCCCCCGTCCAGGGCGGGGTCGGCACCCAGGGCCGGCAGGTCCGCCAGATCCCCCTGTCCCCTCCCACCATCGCCCGCCACTtgcaccaccaacaacaacaacaacaacaacaacaacagctgtATCAACAGCAACAGGAGATCGTCCTCCCGCCCAAACACGGCACCTGGTCCGCCTCCCACATGTCCCACATGTACGCTCAGATGCAGGCCGCCGCCCAGTCCCCCCCGGTCATGATGGCCATGCCCGGGaagcaggccccgcccccgcagcCCGCCCCCCCGGTGGCCCTGCCGCTGCCCCCGCTGAGCTCCAGGcccaagcccccccccatcGACACCAGCCTGGCCTCCCAGCAGTACGCCCAGCACCTGACCCCCCAGTCCAACGGCCTGCCCGAGGAGTACTactccccccactcccaccaccTGCCCGTCACCCCGCACTACTGCGAGGCCGTGCCCATGCCGCCCCTGACTGGCTCTCCagcccaggccccgccccctcaggccccgcctcctcaggccccgccccctggccaGTACCCCTCCAGCTTCCATCCTCAACAGcaaatgcaacaacaacaacaacaacaacaacaacaacaacaacaacaacaacaacatcagctacaacagcagcagcagcagatgtaccatcaacagcagcagctgtaccagcagcagcagcaggtttaCCAGCAGCAGgctctgcccccctcctcctcctcctcctcctcacccccctcttACACTTACGTGTCTGATGGGGGCTCGCCCAAGAAGGCCCCCTCCCCGGTGCCCCAGCAGGCCCCAGGGGCCCGCAGCA GTCCCCCTGTCTCCGCAGGTCACCCGGCGTCCATGCTGTCcgtagccccccccccggcccccgtccTACCGCCCATGGCCGGACCGCccgccccgccgccccctccggggcccccgccccctcccatgGCGGTGCCCCCGCCCATGCCCCCTCCGCTGCCCGCCGGCGGAGGCCCTCCTGGGGGCCCGCCCGGGCTCATGCAGCCCGCCGGGCTCGCCGCCGCGCTGGCCGGCGCCAAACTACGTAAAGTGCAGCGC GATGAGAGCAGCCCCCCGGGGTCGGGCGGCTCCCGGAGCGACTCCAACCGCTCCAGCGGCGGCAGCgggggcggaggggaggggctgaTGCAGGAGATGAACGCCCTGCTGGCTCGGAG GCGGAAAGCATCAGAGAAACCTGATGAA GACGACTCCGGCGGTCGTGGACAGAATTCTACAG ATGCCCTGAAGAAGCCGTGGGAGCGGTCTAACTCGGCTGAGCGCTCCTCGCTGGTGTCTAG AGTGAGGCCTGTCGGCAGCTCCAGTGAAGCAGACACAGAGTTCGACAGAATGAAGCAG GAGATCCTGGATGAGGTCGTACGTGAATTGCATAAAGTTAAAGATGAGATCATCAATG CCATTAGACAAGAGATTGGCAGAATCAGCACGTCCTAG